One Faecalispora anaeroviscerum genomic window carries:
- a CDS encoding ABC transporter permease, translating to MTKTVSRLYMALVYLFLYAPIFILILFSFNDSSTMSRSVWSGFSLRWYRQLVQDRLILEALQNTLIIALISSLGATAIGTAAAIGINGMKRWTRKAVMNITNFPMVNPEIVTGVSLMLLFVFFARAMGGVSLGMLSLILAHITFSLPYVILSVLPKLRQMDPYLYEAAQDLGCPPAKSFLKVVLPEIIPGVVTGMIMAFTLSIDDFVISYFTSGTTQTLPIYIYSMTRKRISPEINALSTLLFGTILVLLLIVNIRRSKDRRLEAEREEA from the coding sequence ATGACAAAGACCGTATCCCGCCTGTATATGGCGTTGGTGTACCTGTTTTTGTACGCCCCGATTTTTATTTTGATTCTCTTTTCCTTTAACGATTCCTCCACGATGAGCCGCTCGGTTTGGTCTGGCTTTTCCCTGCGGTGGTACCGCCAGCTGGTTCAGGACCGCCTGATTCTGGAGGCGCTGCAGAACACGCTGATTATTGCGCTGATCTCCTCCTTGGGGGCCACGGCGATTGGTACGGCGGCTGCCATCGGCATCAACGGCATGAAGCGCTGGACGCGTAAGGCGGTTATGAACATCACCAATTTCCCGATGGTGAACCCCGAAATTGTCACCGGCGTATCGCTGATGCTGCTGTTTGTCTTCTTTGCCCGTGCAATGGGCGGTGTTTCACTCGGCATGCTGTCGCTGATTCTGGCGCACATCACGTTTTCTTTGCCGTACGTGATTTTGTCGGTGCTTCCGAAGCTTCGGCAGATGGACCCCTACCTGTACGAAGCGGCGCAGGATCTGGGCTGCCCGCCGGCCAAATCCTTTTTGAAGGTGGTTCTGCCCGAGATTATCCCCGGCGTGGTAACCGGCATGATCATGGCATTTACGCTGTCGATCGATGATTTTGTCATCAGCTATTTTACCAGCGGCACAACGCAAACGCTGCCCATTTATATTTATTCCATGACCAGAAAACGCATCAGCCCCGAAATCAACGCGCTGTCTACGCTGCTGTTCGGTACGATTCTGGTGCTGCTGCTGATCGTCAATATCCGCCGCTCGAAGGACAGACGGCTGGAGGCGGAGAGGGAGGAGGCATAG